From the Candidatus Edwardsbacteria bacterium genome, one window contains:
- a CDS encoding chemotaxis protein CheC, with product MELNELGEIQLDALKEVANIGACHAATALSELTNEKVLVNVPVIRINPIEEIFNLAAKPNEVVAGVLIYFLGDMTGRTLLMFPQEAAWHLTDCLLRKPVGSTTVIGELEESALKEVSNVLTCAYMNALGDLLGLVMVPSVPSMTVDMASAVLDAVSLDFGNDKDLVVCIETEFRFVEKNAVLHGYFLLLPDPDSLGVILKAIHLG from the coding sequence ATGGAACTTAATGAACTTGGAGAGATACAGCTGGATGCCCTGAAAGAGGTAGCCAACATCGGGGCCTGTCATGCGGCCACCGCCCTGTCGGAGCTGACCAACGAGAAAGTGCTGGTGAACGTGCCGGTGATCAGGATCAATCCCATCGAGGAGATATTCAACCTGGCCGCCAAACCCAACGAGGTGGTGGCCGGGGTATTGATCTATTTCCTGGGCGACATGACCGGCCGGACCCTGCTGATGTTTCCCCAGGAGGCGGCCTGGCATCTGACCGACTGTCTGCTGAGAAAGCCGGTGGGCAGCACCACCGTGATCGGGGAGCTGGAGGAATCGGCTCTCAAGGAGGTTTCCAACGTCCTGACCTGCGCCTATATGAACGCCCTGGGCGACCTGCTGGGCCTGGTGATGGTCCCCTCAGTGCCCAGTATGACCGTGGACATGGCCTCGGCGGTGCTGGACGCGGTGTCGCTGGATTTCGGCAACGACAAGGATCTGGTGGTGTGCATCGAGACCGAATTCCGCTTTGTGGAGAAAAACGCCGTGCTGCACGGATATTTCCTGCTGCTGCCGGATCCCGACTCGCTGGGGGTGATACTTAAAGCCATCCATCTGGGGTAA
- a CDS encoding chemotaxis protein CheA encodes MDTAKYINLFVSETREHLVSLNQALLALEKKPDESSQLDEIFRSMHTIKGMAASIGLDFIADLTHKGEDLLDKMRRRQTAAASEEIDLIFLVLDFLEEAVGLVAAGKQPDESLNQRCRELVGQIEGLTAVTQETEPVKVSSNGGSDFKRINPLKTDNSHVFKIRILLEQDVSLKSARAFLILHTLERIGRVAYTVPERHDLESEKFDRGFTIFLVTDQEDQEELRNDISCADVEDIQIEEVREESAEEALERKTIGAFVQLAQEKAKDVKVSVARLDSLMNLVGELVVWRERLKQLAVQNGDPAIQDGVDKIAQIASDLQQEVLTARLVPMSEVLDRFPRVVRDAAKGLGKEIDFTVEGRELEMDRAILQMLSEPVIHLLRNAVDHGIELPHQRKQAGKSQVGSITLTAQKQKDQVLIKVVDDGKGFDLERIRRKVIDNGYLTAGRAAELTDQQLYEYLLLPGFSTADKVSELSGRGVGLDVVKRRIEEMGGSFAMESRPGQGSVFSITVPLSLAIIRTLLISAGDQTYAVPITQVKEITNIKQKALKTLHGKRLLQFRNRVIPVVRLASVIGLSPETDIGEGPALIVDRQGSELALLFDTMIGQQEIVVKPLSRFVKGIKTFSGATIGREGHPMLILDLNNIAI; translated from the coding sequence ATGGATACCGCAAAATACATAAACCTGTTCGTTTCGGAGACCAGAGAACACCTGGTCAGTCTGAACCAGGCGCTATTGGCCTTGGAGAAGAAGCCCGACGAGAGCTCCCAGCTGGATGAGATATTCCGGTCCATGCACACCATCAAGGGCATGGCGGCCTCCATCGGCCTGGATTTCATCGCCGATCTTACCCACAAGGGCGAGGACCTGCTGGATAAGATGCGCCGCCGCCAGACGGCGGCCGCCTCGGAGGAGATCGACCTGATCTTTTTGGTATTGGATTTTCTGGAAGAGGCGGTGGGATTGGTGGCGGCCGGGAAACAGCCGGACGAGAGCCTCAACCAGCGGTGCCGGGAACTGGTGGGCCAGATTGAGGGATTGACAGCCGTTACCCAGGAGACAGAGCCGGTCAAGGTGTCCTCCAACGGGGGCAGCGACTTTAAAAGGATCAACCCTCTTAAAACCGACAACTCCCATGTCTTTAAGATCCGGATATTGCTGGAACAGGATGTCTCCCTGAAATCGGCCAGGGCCTTTTTGATCCTGCATACCCTGGAGAGGATCGGCCGGGTGGCCTACACCGTGCCGGAGAGGCATGACCTGGAATCGGAAAAATTCGACCGCGGCTTTACCATCTTCCTGGTCACCGACCAAGAAGATCAGGAGGAGTTAAGGAACGATATCTCCTGCGCCGATGTCGAGGATATTCAGATCGAAGAGGTGCGCGAGGAGAGCGCCGAGGAAGCCCTGGAGAGAAAGACCATCGGCGCCTTTGTCCAGCTGGCCCAGGAGAAAGCCAAGGATGTCAAGGTCAGCGTGGCCCGGCTGGACAGCCTGATGAACCTGGTGGGCGAATTGGTGGTGTGGCGCGAGAGATTGAAACAGCTGGCCGTCCAGAACGGAGACCCGGCCATCCAGGACGGGGTTGACAAGATCGCCCAGATTGCCTCTGATCTCCAGCAGGAGGTGCTGACCGCCCGGTTGGTGCCGATGTCCGAGGTGCTGGACCGTTTCCCCCGGGTGGTGCGGGATGCCGCCAAGGGGCTGGGCAAGGAGATCGATTTCACCGTGGAGGGCCGGGAGCTGGAGATGGACCGCGCCATTCTGCAGATGCTTTCCGAGCCGGTAATCCATCTGCTGAGGAACGCGGTGGACCACGGCATAGAGCTGCCGCACCAGCGCAAGCAGGCCGGCAAGTCCCAGGTGGGCTCGATAACCCTGACCGCCCAGAAACAGAAGGACCAGGTCCTGATCAAGGTGGTCGACGATGGTAAGGGGTTCGACCTGGAACGGATCCGCCGCAAGGTGATAGACAACGGATATCTGACGGCCGGCCGGGCCGCGGAATTGACCGACCAGCAGCTGTATGAATACCTGCTGCTGCCGGGCTTCTCCACCGCCGACAAGGTCAGCGAGCTGTCGGGGCGCGGGGTGGGGCTGGATGTGGTCAAGCGCCGGATAGAGGAGATGGGCGGCAGCTTCGCCATGGAGAGCCGGCCCGGCCAGGGATCTGTTTTTAGCATCACCGTCCCTTTAAGCCTGGCCATCATCCGGACCCTGCTGATCTCGGCCGGTGACCAGACCTACGCGGTCCCCATCACCCAGGTCAAGGAGATCACCAATATCAAACAGAAGGCACTGAAAACACTGCATGGCAAGAGGCTGCTGCAGTTCCGGAACCGGGTGATCCCGGTGGTGCGGCTGGCCAGCGTCATCGGGCTTTCCCCGGAGACCGACATCGGCGAAGGGCCGGCCCTGATCGTGGATCGCCAGGGTTCGGAGCTGGCGTTGCTGTTCGACACCATGATCGGCCAGCAGGAGATCGTGGTCAAGCCGCTGTCCCGTTTTGTCAAAGGGATCAAGACCTTCAGCGGGGCCACCATCGGCCGGGAGGGCCACCCCATGCTGATCCTGGATCTCAACAACATAGCGATTTGA